One segment of Agrococcus sp. ProA11 DNA contains the following:
- the dxr gene encoding 1-deoxy-D-xylulose-5-phosphate reductoisomerase, which produces MLLGSTGSIGVQTLDVIRANPDRFQVVGLVAGSDRAGLEAQQSEFGGEAALGADAAVTMIESVECDVVVNGITGSVGLAPTLAALDAGRTLALANKESLIAGGDLVMAKARPGQIVPVDSEHSAIAQCLLAGTHGEVRRLVLTASGGPFRGWSRQRMADVAPAAALAHPTWDMGPMVTTNSATMVNKGLEVIEAHLLFDVPFDRIAVTVHPQSIVHSMVEFVDGSTIVQASPPDMRLPLSLGLDWPNRIEGVGAPLDWTTASSWTFEPLDEEAFPAVALAKRVGRLGSTYPAVFNAANEQAVHAFHRGDIGFLDIIPTIERVLEQHEPGELTLERVLSAERWARRVADEVAGVNR; this is translated from the coding sequence ATGCTGCTCGGCTCCACCGGCTCCATCGGCGTGCAGACGCTCGACGTGATCCGCGCGAACCCCGACCGCTTCCAGGTCGTCGGCCTCGTCGCCGGCAGCGATCGCGCCGGGCTCGAGGCGCAGCAGTCGGAGTTCGGCGGCGAGGCGGCGCTCGGTGCGGACGCCGCGGTCACGATGATCGAGTCCGTCGAGTGCGATGTGGTCGTCAACGGCATCACCGGCTCCGTCGGCCTCGCGCCGACGCTCGCCGCCCTCGACGCCGGTCGCACGCTCGCGCTCGCCAACAAGGAGTCGCTCATCGCCGGCGGCGACCTCGTGATGGCCAAGGCGCGGCCGGGCCAGATCGTGCCGGTCGACTCGGAGCACTCGGCCATCGCGCAGTGCCTGCTCGCCGGCACGCACGGCGAGGTGCGCAGGCTCGTGCTGACGGCATCGGGTGGCCCGTTCCGCGGGTGGAGCCGACAGCGGATGGCCGATGTCGCCCCTGCGGCGGCGCTCGCGCATCCGACCTGGGACATGGGGCCGATGGTCACCACCAACTCGGCGACCATGGTGAACAAGGGGCTCGAGGTGATCGAGGCGCACCTGCTGTTCGACGTGCCGTTCGATCGGATCGCCGTGACGGTGCACCCGCAGTCGATCGTGCACTCGATGGTCGAGTTCGTGGACGGCTCGACGATCGTGCAGGCCTCGCCGCCCGACATGCGGCTGCCGCTCTCGCTCGGCCTCGACTGGCCGAACCGCATCGAGGGCGTCGGCGCACCGCTCGACTGGACGACCGCGTCGAGCTGGACGTTCGAGCCGCTCGACGAGGAGGCGTTCCCGGCGGTGGCGCTCGCGAAGCGCGTCGGGCGGCTGGGCTCGACCTACCCGGCGGTGTTCAACGCGGCGAACGAGCAGGCGGTGCATGCCTTCCACCGGGGCGACATCGGCTTCCTCGACATCATCCCCACGATCGAGCGGGTGCTGGAGCAGCACGAGCCGGGCGAGCTGACGCTCGAGCGCGTGCTGTCCGCCGAGCGCTGGGCGCGCCGCGTCGCCGACGAGGTCGCCGGCGTCAACCGCTAG
- a CDS encoding site-2 protease family protein encodes MDAVLLYIVGVLVVVVGLAVSIGLHELGHLWPAKLFGVRVGQWMIGFGPTIFSFRRGETEYGMKWIPLGGYISMSGMFPPLRPGGESRDASTGFLDTLVQDARDSSADTIHDGEEERAFWRLATWKRIIIMLGGPFMNLVIAVVLYGVVLSGFGIAVPSTTIASVSECVIAASADRTECESDDPLAPAAEAGIEPGDTIVQIAGQPVDDWTAIQTAIRDLAGQRVPFVVERDGQQLALQVTPLETERYVIDDVGQIVEAGGEPVTETIGFVGVGPQYVVEQQPLSAVLPAVGDNVARVGELILNLPQRLVDVAEAAFGPGERDPNGPISVVGVGRMAGEIASLDQVPILERISAMVQLLASLNVALFVFNLIPLMPLDGGHVLGALVDAVRRGWAKLRGKVATPLDTAKWVPVTLAVTAVLGVMSVLLIYADIVKPVSIFGG; translated from the coding sequence ATGGACGCCGTTCTCCTCTACATCGTTGGCGTGCTCGTCGTCGTGGTCGGCCTTGCCGTCTCGATCGGCCTGCACGAGCTCGGGCACCTGTGGCCCGCGAAGCTCTTCGGCGTGCGCGTCGGGCAGTGGATGATCGGGTTCGGGCCGACGATCTTCTCGTTCCGCCGCGGCGAGACCGAGTACGGCATGAAGTGGATCCCGCTCGGCGGCTACATCTCCATGTCGGGCATGTTCCCGCCGCTGCGACCAGGCGGGGAGTCGAGGGATGCGTCCACGGGCTTCCTCGACACGCTGGTGCAGGATGCACGGGACTCGAGCGCCGACACGATCCACGACGGCGAGGAGGAGCGGGCCTTCTGGCGCCTCGCGACCTGGAAGCGCATCATCATCATGCTCGGCGGACCGTTCATGAACCTGGTGATCGCGGTCGTCCTCTACGGGGTCGTGCTCTCGGGCTTCGGCATCGCCGTGCCGTCGACCACGATCGCGAGCGTCTCCGAGTGCGTCATCGCCGCATCCGCCGACCGCACCGAGTGCGAGTCGGACGATCCGCTGGCGCCCGCCGCCGAGGCGGGCATCGAGCCGGGCGACACGATCGTGCAGATCGCGGGGCAGCCGGTCGATGACTGGACCGCGATCCAGACCGCGATCCGCGATCTGGCCGGGCAGCGGGTTCCGTTCGTGGTGGAGCGGGACGGGCAGCAGCTGGCGCTGCAGGTCACGCCGCTCGAGACCGAGCGCTACGTCATCGACGACGTCGGGCAGATCGTCGAGGCCGGAGGCGAGCCGGTCACCGAGACGATCGGGTTCGTCGGCGTGGGCCCGCAGTACGTGGTCGAGCAGCAGCCGCTCAGCGCCGTGCTGCCAGCGGTCGGCGACAACGTGGCGCGCGTGGGCGAGCTCATCCTCAACCTGCCGCAGCGGCTCGTGGATGTGGCGGAGGCGGCCTTCGGGCCGGGCGAGCGCGACCCGAACGGGCCCATCTCGGTCGTGGGCGTCGGGCGCATGGCGGGCGAGATCGCCTCGCTCGACCAGGTGCCGATCCTCGAGCGCATCAGCGCCATGGTGCAGCTGCTGGCGAGCCTGAACGTGGCGCTGTTCGTCTTCAACCTCATCCCGCTCATGCCGCTCGACGGCGGCCACGTGCTGGGTGCGCTCGTCGATGCGGTGCGACGGGGCTGGGCGAAGCTGCGCGGCAAGGTCGCGACGCCGCTCGACACCGCCAAGTGGGTGCCGGTGACGCTCGCGGTCACGGCGGTGCTCGGCGTCATGAGCGTGCTGCTCATCTACGCCGACATCGTCAAGCCCGTCAGCATCTTCGGCGGCTGA
- the ispG gene encoding flavodoxin-dependent (E)-4-hydroxy-3-methylbut-2-enyl-diphosphate synthase has protein sequence MAAINLGKPEPLTLAPRRKSRQIKVGKVLVGGDAPVSVQSMTTTKTTDINATLQQIAELTATGCDIVRVAVPSQDDADVLHIIAKKSQIPVIADIHFQPKYVFQAIDAGCAAVRVNPGNIRKFDDKVGEIAKAAKDAGTSLRIGVNAGSLDPRLLEKYGKATPEALVESAVWEASLFEEHDFHDFKISVKHNDPVVMVKTYRMLAERGDWPLHLGVTEAGPAFQGTIKSATAFGILLAEGIGDTIRVSLSAPPVEEIKVGMQILQSLNLRERKLEIVSCPSCGRAQVDVYSLADAVTEGLKDVQVPLRVAVMGCVVNGPGEAREADLGVASGNGKGQIFIKGEVVKTVPEADIVATLIEEARRIADEEGLPSGEAEIVTA, from the coding sequence ATGGCAGCCATCAACCTCGGCAAGCCCGAGCCCCTCACGCTCGCGCCCCGCCGCAAGAGCCGACAGATCAAGGTCGGCAAGGTGCTCGTCGGCGGCGACGCACCGGTGTCGGTGCAGTCGATGACCACGACGAAGACCACCGACATCAACGCGACCCTGCAGCAGATCGCCGAGCTGACGGCCACGGGATGCGACATCGTGCGCGTCGCCGTGCCGAGCCAGGACGACGCCGATGTGCTGCACATCATCGCGAAGAAGAGCCAGATCCCGGTCATCGCCGACATCCACTTCCAGCCCAAGTACGTCTTCCAGGCGATCGACGCGGGCTGCGCCGCAGTGCGCGTGAACCCCGGCAACATCCGCAAGTTCGACGACAAGGTCGGCGAGATCGCGAAGGCCGCGAAGGACGCGGGCACGTCGCTGCGCATCGGCGTGAACGCCGGCAGCCTCGACCCGCGCCTGCTGGAGAAGTACGGCAAGGCGACGCCCGAGGCGCTCGTCGAGTCTGCAGTCTGGGAGGCGAGCCTGTTCGAGGAGCACGACTTCCACGACTTCAAGATCTCGGTCAAGCACAACGACCCGGTGGTGATGGTGAAGACCTACCGGATGCTGGCGGAGCGCGGCGATTGGCCGCTGCACCTCGGCGTCACCGAGGCCGGGCCCGCGTTCCAGGGCACCATCAAGTCGGCGACCGCGTTCGGCATCCTGCTGGCCGAGGGCATCGGCGACACGATTCGCGTCTCCCTCTCGGCACCGCCGGTGGAGGAGATCAAGGTGGGCATGCAGATCCTGCAGTCGCTCAACCTGCGCGAGCGCAAGCTCGAGATCGTCTCCTGCCCGTCGTGCGGCCGCGCACAGGTCGACGTGTACTCACTGGCGGATGCCGTCACCGAGGGCCTCAAGGACGTGCAGGTGCCGCTGCGCGTCGCGGTCATGGGCTGCGTCGTGAACGGACCGGGCGAGGCTCGCGAGGCCGACCTCGGCGTCGCCTCCGGCAACGGCAAGGGGCAGATCTTCATCAAGGGCGAGGTCGTCAAGACGGTGCCGGAGGCCGATATCGTCGCCACGCTCATCGAAGAGGCGCGTCGCATCGCCGACGAGGAGGGCCTGCCCTCGGGCGAGGCCGAGATCGTCACGGCCTGA
- a CDS encoding MFS transporter — protein MTAVSDVDVRAVQRRTLAVLSAGQALGGLSNGVALGVGSLLVEQVTGDPALAGLAATMLTLGGALLAVPLARLADRRGRRISLTTGALIALLGAITLVVGGSLNSALIVLPGFAILGASMAINLQSRFAATDLSSPKRRGRDLSLVVWMTTIGVIVGPNLIPAGDALGTALGLPHLVGAYLISAATLVLAAVMLWAGLRPDPLLTARGMVAPTDRAIPRLRLLQHPRALAAVITIAGGQAVMVGVMALTPVHLGHDGHGLPMIGLTMSAHTAGMYALSPVFGWLTDRIGGRSVVIAGAAMLTAAVLSGVALDSGLAPIPLALLGLGWSAVTVAGSTVVAGAVPADLRPALQGRSDLFMGLAGASAGALAGPVLGLVGYAGLNLSMLPVIAIIVIAAVMATRAAPVSSDSTAATVDEQIP, from the coding sequence ATGACGGCGGTGTCCGACGTCGACGTCCGTGCCGTGCAGCGGCGCACGCTCGCCGTGCTCTCCGCCGGGCAGGCGCTGGGCGGCCTGTCGAACGGCGTCGCGCTCGGCGTCGGTTCGCTGCTGGTCGAGCAGGTGACGGGCGATCCCGCCCTCGCCGGTCTCGCCGCCACCATGCTGACGCTCGGCGGTGCGCTGCTCGCCGTGCCGCTCGCGCGGCTCGCCGACCGCCGCGGGCGCCGCATCTCGCTCACCACCGGCGCCCTCATCGCGCTGCTGGGGGCCATCACGCTCGTGGTCGGCGGATCACTGAACAGCGCGCTGATCGTGCTGCCGGGCTTCGCCATCCTCGGCGCGAGCATGGCCATCAACCTGCAGTCGCGCTTCGCCGCCACGGACCTGTCGTCGCCCAAGCGCCGCGGCCGCGACCTCTCGCTCGTGGTGTGGATGACCACGATCGGCGTCATCGTCGGGCCGAACCTGATCCCCGCGGGCGATGCGCTCGGCACCGCACTCGGCCTGCCGCACCTCGTGGGCGCCTACCTCATCTCCGCGGCGACGCTCGTCCTCGCTGCCGTGATGCTCTGGGCGGGGCTCCGACCCGACCCGCTGCTGACGGCACGCGGCATGGTCGCGCCGACCGACCGCGCCATCCCGCGCCTGCGCCTGCTGCAGCATCCGCGCGCCCTCGCCGCGGTCATCACGATCGCCGGCGGCCAAGCGGTGATGGTCGGCGTGATGGCGCTCACCCCCGTGCATCTCGGCCACGACGGCCACGGCTTGCCGATGATCGGGCTCACGATGAGCGCGCACACCGCCGGCATGTACGCGCTCTCGCCGGTCTTCGGCTGGTTGACCGACCGGATCGGCGGACGCAGCGTGGTCATCGCCGGAGCCGCCATGCTCACCGCTGCCGTGCTCTCGGGCGTGGCGCTCGACTCCGGCCTGGCACCGATCCCGCTGGCGCTGCTCGGCCTCGGCTGGAGCGCGGTGACCGTCGCGGGATCGACCGTCGTCGCCGGTGCCGTGCCCGCCGATCTGCGGCCCGCACTGCAGGGCCGCAGCGACCTCTTCATGGGGCTCGCAGGCGCATCCGCGGGCGCGCTCGCCGGCCCGGTGCTCGGCCTGGTCGGGTATGCCGGGCTGAACCTCTCGATGCTGCCGGTGATCGCCATCATCGTCATCGCGGCAGTCATGGCGACACGCGCCGCGCCCGTCAGCAGTGACTCCACAGCGGCCACCGTGGACGAGCAGATACCGTGA
- a CDS encoding ribonuclease HI family protein, with protein MITAAADGSSLGNPGPTGWGWYIDDERWAAGGQRQGTNNIGELSAVIDLLQQTGDVDELLILCDSKYVIDSITKWMPGWKRKGWKKADGKPVLNRELMQELDKLMSARRAAGGAVRFEWVKGHAGHPLNEAADRLANGAAVAYQRGAVPDAGPGFSADAVAGLSADAAAGSADVVSRRPAAPASSTDGGAAPDPQVEERSAAGRSRHKTASAPHAQVEERSVAGRSHHETASDPDLFDGFDFLADEPVEAEAVRLERALLTDEVRSDPASVAALLHPQWEEIGASGRRWSREELLAEIAPLPQPVELELLSTHELSHDACLLVWRSVGDAPALRSSLWERSGTRWLQRFHQGTREA; from the coding sequence GTGATCACCGCAGCGGCAGACGGCTCCTCCCTCGGCAACCCTGGCCCGACCGGCTGGGGCTGGTACATCGACGACGAGCGCTGGGCAGCGGGCGGGCAGCGGCAGGGCACGAACAACATCGGCGAGCTGTCGGCGGTCATCGACCTGCTGCAGCAGACCGGCGACGTCGACGAGCTGTTGATCCTGTGCGATAGCAAGTACGTCATCGACTCGATCACGAAGTGGATGCCGGGCTGGAAGCGCAAGGGCTGGAAGAAGGCCGACGGCAAGCCGGTGCTCAACCGCGAGCTGATGCAGGAGCTCGACAAGCTGATGTCGGCGCGGCGGGCGGCGGGCGGCGCCGTGCGCTTCGAGTGGGTGAAGGGGCACGCGGGGCATCCGCTGAACGAGGCGGCCGATCGGCTGGCGAACGGCGCCGCGGTCGCGTACCAGCGGGGTGCGGTGCCGGATGCGGGGCCGGGGTTCTCGGCGGATGCGGTGGCCGGGCTCTCGGCGGATGCGGCGGCGGGCTCGGCCGATGTGGTCTCGAGACGGCCGGCTGCGCCGGCCTCCTCGACCGACGGCGGCGCCGCACCCGACCCGCAGGTCGAGGAGCGCTCGGCCGCAGGCCGATCGCGTCACAAGACCGCATCCGCCCCGCACGCGCAGGTCGAGGAGCGCTCGGTCGCAGGCCGATCGCATCACGAGACCGCATCCGACCCAGACCTCTTCGACGGCTTCGACTTCCTGGCCGACGAGCCGGTCGAGGCCGAGGCGGTGCGGCTGGAGCGCGCGCTGCTCACCGACGAGGTGCGCTCCGACCCGGCGTCGGTGGCGGCGCTGCTGCATCCGCAGTGGGAGGAGATCGGCGCATCCGGCAGGCGCTGGAGCCGCGAGGAGCTCCTCGCCGAGATCGCTCCCCTGCCCCAGCCGGTCGAGCTCGAGCTGCTGTCGACCCACGAGCTCTCGCACGACGCGTGCCTGCTGGTCTGGCGATCCGTCGGCGACGCACCGGCCCTCCGCAGCTCGCTGTGGGAGCGCTCCGGCACCCGGTGGCTGCAGCGCTTCCACCAGGGCACGCGCGAGGCGTAG
- a CDS encoding OsmC family protein — MPMQHAYTVEVEWTGAGEAGTATYRSYTRDHVVRIEGLPDILGSADKTFRGDAARHNPEQLLVTALAQCHMLSYLHQAASRGIVVTAYSDSAIGTMETAGTGGRFTRVVLRPVVTIADASQAADALDAHVQAGTDCFIASSVNFPVLHAPTIVADGETVAAGEAHT, encoded by the coding sequence ATGCCGATGCAGCACGCGTACACCGTCGAGGTGGAATGGACCGGAGCGGGCGAAGCGGGCACCGCCACCTACCGCTCGTACACGCGCGATCACGTGGTCCGCATCGAGGGGCTGCCCGACATCCTGGGCTCCGCCGACAAGACCTTCCGCGGCGACGCCGCGCGGCACAATCCCGAGCAGCTGCTGGTGACCGCGCTCGCGCAGTGCCACATGCTCAGCTACCTGCACCAGGCGGCCAGCCGCGGCATCGTCGTGACCGCCTACAGCGACAGCGCGATCGGCACGATGGAGACGGCGGGCACGGGCGGCCGCTTCACCCGCGTCGTGCTGCGGCCGGTGGTGACGATCGCGGATGCGTCGCAGGCGGCGGATGCGCTGGACGCGCACGTGCAGGCCGGCACCGACTGCTTCATCGCATCCTCGGTGAACTTCCCGGTGCTGCACGCCCCCACGATCGTCGCGGACGGCGAGACCGTCGCCGCGGGGGAGGCCCACACATGA
- a CDS encoding aminotransferase class III-fold pyridoxal phosphate-dependent enzyme — translation MTDIAAPAASRSLVTEIPGPNSRALLERKEQAVAQGIPHQLPVFIAEAHDAIITDVDGNRFIDLGCGIGVTTVGHTNDAVVAAVREQVGKLTHSLFGTTPYEPYVRVAEYLQQHTPGDHHKKSFFINSGSEAVENGVKIARKFTGRRAVAVVEHGYHGRTNLTMTMNYKPAPYATGMGPLASDIFHAPGSYPLQDGLTGAEAAERTQYYLDKHVGVSDLACLVIEPIQGEGGFIVPADGYLPAMQEWCTANGVVMIADEVQSGICRTGRTFASDHFGWVPDMVLSAKGIAGGLPLAGVTARAEIMDSVHTGGIGGTFGGNPVACAAAVAVFEQIEAADLNGEAVRVERVLRPLLDGLAEKYPEIIEVRGKGAMLAIEFIDPDSGAPIPTAPISQAAGKDGVLVLTAGTDYNVLRFLPSLQITDDQLREAVEVIDRAIESVKSAG, via the coding sequence ATGACTGACATCGCTGCTCCCGCTGCTTCCCGCTCCCTCGTGACCGAGATCCCCGGCCCGAATTCTCGTGCGCTCCTGGAGCGCAAGGAGCAGGCGGTCGCGCAGGGCATCCCGCACCAGCTGCCGGTCTTCATCGCCGAGGCGCACGACGCGATCATCACCGACGTCGACGGCAACCGCTTCATCGACCTGGGCTGCGGCATCGGCGTCACCACCGTCGGCCACACCAACGACGCTGTCGTCGCCGCGGTGCGCGAGCAGGTCGGCAAGCTCACCCACTCGCTGTTCGGCACCACGCCCTACGAGCCCTACGTGCGCGTGGCCGAGTACCTGCAGCAGCACACCCCCGGCGACCACCACAAGAAGTCGTTCTTCATCAACTCCGGCTCGGAGGCCGTCGAGAACGGCGTGAAGATCGCCCGCAAGTTCACGGGTCGCCGCGCGGTGGCCGTCGTCGAGCACGGCTACCACGGCCGCACCAACCTGACGATGACCATGAACTACAAGCCGGCGCCCTACGCGACCGGCATGGGGCCGCTCGCCTCCGACATCTTCCACGCGCCGGGCTCGTACCCGCTGCAGGACGGCCTGACGGGCGCCGAGGCTGCCGAGCGCACCCAGTACTACCTCGACAAGCACGTGGGCGTGAGCGACCTCGCCTGCCTCGTCATCGAGCCCATCCAGGGCGAGGGCGGCTTCATCGTGCCGGCCGACGGCTACCTGCCCGCCATGCAGGAGTGGTGCACCGCGAACGGCGTCGTCATGATCGCCGACGAGGTGCAGTCGGGCATCTGCCGCACCGGCAGGACCTTCGCCTCCGACCACTTCGGCTGGGTGCCCGACATGGTGCTCTCGGCCAAGGGCATCGCGGGCGGACTGCCGCTCGCCGGCGTCACGGCCCGCGCCGAGATCATGGACTCCGTGCACACCGGCGGCATCGGCGGCACCTTCGGCGGCAACCCCGTCGCCTGCGCGGCGGCCGTGGCGGTCTTCGAGCAGATCGAGGCCGCTGACCTGAACGGTGAGGCGGTGCGCGTCGAGCGCGTGCTGCGCCCGCTGCTCGACGGCCTCGCCGAGAAGTACCCGGAGATCATCGAGGTGCGCGGCAAGGGCGCGATGCTCGCGATCGAGTTCATCGACCCGGACTCGGGCGCCCCCATCCCCACCGCACCGATCTCGCAGGCGGCTGGCAAGGACGGCGTGCTCGTGCTGACCGCGGGCACCGACTACAACGTGCTGCGCTTCCTGCCCAGCCTGCAGATCACCGATGACCAGCTGCGCGAAGCGGTCGAGGTCATCGACCGCGCCATCGAGTCGGTGAAGAGCGCCGGCTGA
- a CDS encoding peptidase M23 — MSPSPARRPAARRPATERVSRTASDGRGIVLGAIGVLLIVVLAWIVTRPAPDPVAQTAHVEGTLPGSVGEWSGRQLENAAIVMQAGRDLGLSERDVRIGVMTAMGESSLRVVDFGDEAGPDSRGLFQQRTGWGDYEVRMDAYGSAVLFYRALARLDGREGLAPTRVAHAVQINRDPEHYARWWADAGDVVAAIDRSGAVVVVEPRA, encoded by the coding sequence ATGTCCCCCAGCCCTGCGCGACGCCCCGCCGCTCGGCGGCCCGCGACGGAGCGCGTGTCTCGCACGGCATCCGACGGACGCGGCATCGTGCTGGGTGCCATCGGGGTGCTGCTGATCGTGGTGCTGGCGTGGATCGTGACCCGCCCCGCGCCCGACCCGGTCGCGCAGACGGCGCACGTGGAGGGCACGCTGCCCGGCTCGGTCGGCGAGTGGAGCGGGCGGCAGCTCGAGAACGCGGCCATCGTCATGCAGGCGGGGCGCGACCTTGGGCTGTCGGAGCGCGACGTGCGCATCGGCGTCATGACCGCCATGGGCGAATCGAGCCTGCGCGTGGTCGACTTCGGCGACGAGGCGGGGCCGGATTCGCGTGGGCTGTTCCAGCAGCGCACCGGGTGGGGCGACTACGAGGTGCGGATGGATGCGTACGGCTCGGCCGTGCTCTTCTACCGCGCGCTCGCGCGGCTCGACGGGCGGGAGGGGCTCGCGCCCACGAGGGTCGCGCATGCGGTGCAGATCAACCGGGATCCGGAGCACTACGCGAGGTGGTGGGCTGACGCAGGGGATGTGGTGGCGGCGATCGATCGCTCGGGCGCGGTGGTCGTGGTGGAGCCGCGGGCGTAG